In the Tribolium castaneum strain GA2 chromosome 1, icTriCast1.1, whole genome shotgun sequence genome, one interval contains:
- the LOC103314694 gene encoding putative ATP-dependent RNA helicase TDRD12: protein MATREKDPFDSDEQKHSDSDGAPKQTFEPEIDNPEMFMKPACECQNCVHWTQSADWTTPDLEFEGHHKRVCKERKIQPLLRSARHPGKTPKIFTFNPGTLTKIEKQSYLKTLVHGEVIPQPVKLLTDTYFSDEIQAALGRLNYKYSLPIQSFVWPAIFRQLNVVMVGGPKSGKTMSYLPALCTFSTAEEEKYRQLSKYKGPLVVIICPNSKHCEDVYDLMKKLFENSATKPKIALMTYPVHHINSVDIVITIPSTLTHCLKSRTFNLKRMCHLVLEDASCLLKNNHEEIYKILEVTDEMLEHRMCSTKVQFIVASTKWTSDLQKLLKSIYVTPLVCIGNYLEAALYGNIQFEVKFLVSQNKKHYIEGLLRDKSHLFKTIVVCHNNEISDLNKWLVRNGIEVMALNDDSTKEQIEVCEEEWAFMRGGQYKVLLCTDFIFDSLLCITDAMWLVSYSFSATWTRFIKRFSALSSHYKSPWETNEEEVKPKCFLMIDENCEQQMTKVLNLLNRLSKDLPPSYQKYASAFKSKTENEKIDNGIEICNTLKLFGKCGDSLCEKRHFVCEQLDVSENLPKSGKLVFKILNIKDVTQFSVQVIRHIDLEGKVKEINDDDLRKPLTVSEKRAKNIKVGKFYAHCDYTPEGDVFMLCHVLSIPNDNFVEVKFANELVLQTLQRKLYELPPNLEIVDVIMCNLIPPFKDEMFSARSFHVTHNSLQTVEYKNMILTGDIYLQLDRTFWLNNIAQVLQVDGCDIIKFNLTKHLTNLKVVELSSNQITSLHKLCEKCGITLPCYLKHTAKKASKAKEVEAQRAFLDDNVHEVILSSAVSPEEFYVRLAKFQPLLENLERDIQESISKGIPEKHLNIEIGKYYLALDSHYELYSRVLILNIQDSKALCFYVDYGDEAIVELSKLKMLPSKFLIRLPFQAIQCRLYGLSPISGEWDDEATDVLYKYMFEPQSDVFRSIYVQTLCKDASETMRVKTTYSVLMKDGFGDNNVLINQLMLDCGFATSIFDKIDDFEIPRPEAVEEESSDSDAGCLEVGPEEPNLEEIFGDDFDLEIIDAEEFLEVLGVARRENPSLALENSDSNHTETIHDPINSQIDQTVEKSNCLTPDVYWSQTENTVKLKIKLIGVENYKTNVVQKRIFTFSSLLNEKNYELKFTLHKPVKMANHRALGQEVVVVLNKLEPVEWLQLTGTQRRMRFVHYEVPEFKEEAKRKLLQLDITDDESDENDGEAPMYHVISDMDSEFDEEIDSSESDL from the exons TTCATGAAACCGGCGTGTGAGTGCCAGAACTGCGTCCATTGGACCCAAAGCGCCGACTGGACAACGCCGGATTTGGAGTTCGAGGGGCACCACAAACGTGTTTGCAAAGAGCGGAAGATTCAACCCTTGTTACGATCGGCACGACATCCAGGGAAAACCCCTAAGATCTTCACTTTCAATCCTGGCacattgacaaaaattgaGAAACAAAGCTACTTGAAGACCCTAGTTCACGG gGAGGTGATCCCCCAGCCTGTAAAGTTGCTAACAGACACCTACTTTAGCGACGAAATTCAAGCTGCTTTGGGTCGCCTTAACTACAAGTATAGTTTACCAATCCAATCATTCGTCTGGCCCGCAATTTTCAGACAATTGAATGTTGTTATGGTAGGGGGGCCTAAGTCGGGGAAAACCATGTCGTATCTCCCGGCCCTTTGTACCTTCAGTACAGCTGAAGAGGAAAAATATCGACAATTATCAAAGTACAAGGGCCCGTTAGTGGTTATTATTTGTCCAAACAGCAAACATTGTGAAGATGTATACGATTTGatgaaaaaactgtttgaaaATAGTGCCACTAAACCAAAAATTGCCCTCATGACATATCCAGTCCACCACATT AACAGCGTTGATATCGTGATTACAATCCCCAGCACTCTTACACATTGCCTTAAATCTCGGACTTTTAATTTGAAACGAATGTGTCACTTGGTGTTAGAAGACGCGAGTTGTTtactaaaaaacaatcacgaagaaatttacaaaattttggaagtCACTGATGAAATGCTTGAACACAGGATGTGTAGCACCAAAGTCCAATTCATAGTAGCTTCAACAAAATGGACATcggatttgcaaaaattactcaaatcgATTTATGTAACACCACTTGTTTGCATAGGGAATTATTTGGAAGCAGCTCTATATGGGAACATCCAATTCGAAGTAAAGTTTTTAGtgtcacaaaacaagaaacaCTACATTGAAGGATTATTAAGAGACAAGAGTCATCTTTTTAAAACTATTGTTGTGTGCCATAATAATGAAATAAGCGATTTGAATAAATGGTTGGTTCGAAACGGCATCGAAGTCATGGCTTTAAATGATGATTCGACTAAGGAACAAATCGAGGTTTGTGAGGAAGAATGGGCTTTTATGAGAGGTGGCCAATACAAAG tgTTACTGTGCACGGATTTTATTTTCGACTCATTATTGTGCATCACCGACGCCATGTGGCTCGTCAGTTACTCATTTTCCGCAACTTGGACCCGATTTATCAAACGTTTCAGCGCTTTGTCCTCACATTACAAGAGTCCTTGGGAAACAAATGAA GAAGAAGTCAAACCCAAATGTTTTTTGATGATTGACGAAAACTGCGAACAACAAATGACAAAAGTCCTCAATTTACTCAACCGCTTGAGCAAGGATTTGCCTCCAAGTTACCAAAAATACGCCAGT gCGTTCAAGAGTAAAACTGAAAATGAGAAAATCGACAATGGGATTGAGATTTGTAACACATTGAAACTGTTTGGGAAATGTGGCGATTCCTTGTGTGAGAAGCGACATTTCGTTTGTGAACAACTGGACGTTTCGGAAAATCTGCCAAAGAGTGGAAAACTCGTATTTAAGATTCTTAATATTAAAGATGTGACACAGTTTTCCGTCCAGGTAATTAGACACATCGATTTGGAGGGGAAAGTGAAGGAAATTAATGATGACGATTTGAGAAAACCCCTCACAGTTTCAGAAAAACGTgccaaaaacattaaagtgGGAAAATTTTACGCACATTGTGACTACACCCCTGAAGGTGATGTGTTCATGTTGTGTCACGTGTTGAGCATCCCCAACGATAATTTCGTTGaagtcaaatttgcaaatgAGTTGGTTTTGCAAACTTTACAGAGAAAACTGTACGAGCTTCCGCCAAATTTAGAGA tcgtGGATGTCATTATGTGCAATCTTATTCCCCCCTTCAAAGATGAAATGTTTTCAGCGCGATCTTTTCACGTCACTCACAATTCCCTACAAACTGtcgaatataaaaatatgattttaacCGGTGACATCTATCTGCAATTGGATCGAACTTTCTGGTTGAATAACATCGCTCAAGTTTTACAAGTCGATGGTTGCGACatcattaaatttaatctaACTAAGCatttaacgaatttaaaaGTCGTCGAATTATCTTCGAATCAAATCACCAGCCTGCACAAACTATGTGAGAAATGTGGCATAACCCTCCCTTGCTACCTCAAACACACTGCAAAAAAGGCCTCGAAAGCAAAAGAAGTCGAAGCGCAACGAGCCTTCTTAGACGATAATGTCCACGAAGTGATCCTCAGCTCAGCCGTCAGTCCTGAGGAGTTCTACGTCCGATTGGCCAAATTTCAACCACT GTTGGAGAACTTGGAAAGGGACATTCAGGAGAGCATCAGTAAGGGAATCCCCGAGAAGCATTTGAACATCGAAATCGGAAAGTACTACCTGGCCTTGGACTCTCACTACGAGTTGTATTCGCGCGTCCTCATTTTAAATATCCAAGATTCGAAGGCGCTTTGTTTTTACGTGGATTACGGTGACGAAGCCATAGTCGAGCTTTCGAAACTGAAAATGTTGCCATCGAAATTCCTAATTCGATTGCCGTTTCAAGCGATTCAGTGTCGCTTGTATGGGTTGAGCCCCATTTCGGGCGAATGGGACGATGAAGCCACTGATGTTCTATACAAGTACATGTTTGAACCCCAGTCAGATGTTTTCCGGTCAATATACGTACAAACGTTATGTAAGGATGCTTCCGAGACGATGAGAGTTAAAACGACTTATTCCGTCTTGATGAAGGACGGGTTTGGCGATAACAACGTTTTGATCAACCAGTTGATGTTGGATTGTGGGTTTGCGACGtcgatttttgacaaaattgatGATTTTGAGATACCGAGACCGGAGGCCGTGGAGGAGGAATCGTCGGATTCGGATGCTGGGTGTTTGGAGGTGGGTCCAGAAGAACCTAATcttgaagaaatttttggaGACGATTTTGATTTGGAAATAATTGACGCCGAGGAATTTCTCGAAGTTTTGGGGGTTGCACGTCGTGAAAATCCCTCCTTAGCTTTAGAAAATAGTGATTCAAATCACACTGAAACCATTCATGATCCGATCAATTCTCAAATTGACCAGACTGTTGAGAAAAGTAATTGTCTCACGCCGGACGTTTATTGGTCACAAACCGAAAACACCGTCAAGCTTAAAATCAAGCTAATCGGtgtcgaaaattacaaaacgaaCGTGGTTCAGAAAcgaatttttacatttagttCGCTTCTCAATGAGAAAAATTACGAGCTGAAGTTTACGTTACACAAACCGGTCAAGATGGCAAATCATCGGGCGTTGGGGCAAGAAGTTGTGgttgttttgaataaattggAGCCTGTGGAGTGGTTACAGTTGACGGGCACTCAAAGACGCATGAGGTTTGTTCATTACGAAGTGCCTGAGTTTAAAGAAGAAGCCAAACGAAAGCTCCTCCAGCTTGATATTACGGACGATGAGAGCGACGAAAATGACGGGGAAGCACCGATGTATCATGTGATATCCGACATGGATAGCGAGTTTGATGAAGAGATCGATTCGAGTGAGTCCGATCTATAG